Proteins from one Cellulosilyticum lentocellum DSM 5427 genomic window:
- the hisC gene encoding histidinol-phosphate transaminase → MVKFLRERFATMAPYHSAYLTEGVILNSNESPYSVPEELVAYMKERVGDLLVNRYPDTDSLELANAVAKVYDVKIENVVCGVGSDELIDCILGSTLEDGDKVLMPYPSFSMYSQFTQLNSGQMIKVPLKSDFTYDVTAIKEVVCKEQPKVIFLCNPNNPTGCIFTRDEIRSILEVAKGLVVVDEAYAEFSEKEISMIPYVNDYDNLIVLKTFSKAYALAGARVGYGIACEAVINLINTVRPPYNVNIFSQAIGTWAIEHRDIFLENARRIVDNRKMLEQGLRNLGLKPYPSEANFVWLTLPESVFEALEEKQIYIRKMKIEDSIYYRINAGTPEENNKLLEALKVLV, encoded by the coding sequence ATGGTTAAATTTTTAAGAGAACGTTTTGCTACTATGGCACCTTATCATTCAGCTTATTTGACAGAAGGGGTTATTTTGAATTCTAATGAAAGTCCTTATAGCGTACCAGAAGAGTTAGTGGCTTATATGAAAGAACGTGTAGGGGATTTATTAGTGAATCGTTACCCCGATACAGATAGCTTAGAATTAGCAAATGCAGTGGCAAAAGTCTATGATGTAAAGATAGAAAATGTGGTATGTGGTGTAGGGTCAGATGAACTCATTGACTGTATATTAGGGAGTACTTTAGAAGATGGTGACAAGGTATTGATGCCTTATCCCTCCTTTAGTATGTATAGTCAGTTTACTCAGCTCAATAGTGGACAAATGATTAAAGTACCTTTGAAATCAGATTTTACATATGATGTGACGGCTATTAAAGAAGTGGTATGCAAGGAGCAGCCTAAAGTCATTTTTCTTTGCAATCCTAACAATCCAACGGGCTGTATTTTTACTAGAGATGAAATAAGAAGTATTTTAGAAGTAGCAAAAGGGCTTGTAGTGGTAGATGAAGCTTATGCCGAGTTTAGTGAAAAAGAAATTTCGATGATTCCTTATGTGAATGATTATGACAATCTTATCGTTTTAAAAACCTTTTCTAAAGCTTATGCCTTAGCTGGGGCCAGAGTGGGGTATGGCATTGCTTGTGAAGCTGTGATTAACCTGATTAACACAGTTAGACCACCTTATAATGTGAATATTTTCTCGCAAGCTATAGGAACATGGGCTATAGAGCACCGTGACATCTTTTTAGAAAATGCAAGGCGCATTGTAGATAATAGAAAGATGTTAGAACAAGGACTAAGGAATTTAGGGCTTAAGCCTTATCCATCAGAAGCTAACTTTGTATGGCTGACTTTACCAGAGAGTGTTTTTGAAGCCTTAGAAGAAAAACAGATTTATATTCGTAAGATGAAGATAGAGGACAGCATTTATTATCGTATTAATGCTGGAACACCAGAAGAAAATAATAAACTTTTAGAAGCGCTTAAAGTACTCGTATAA
- the hisD gene encoding histidinol dehydrogenase — MIQIIETIEAKEAFLKKLEVRGNMDTGEYALAAKKIVDRVRSEKDAALFEYTAMWDCPEIHAGNVKVSVEDMKAAYDTLEPELQEAITLSAARIESFHQKQKQNTWIDVKENGEILGQRVTPLEKVGVYVPGGKAAYPSSVLMNVIPAKVAGVERIVMVTPASKDGQLTKEVLAAAYIAGVTEVYKIGGAQAIAALAFGTETIPKVDKIVGPGNIYVTLAKREVFGYVNIDSIAGPSEILIVADESANPTFVAADLLSQAEHDQLASAVLITTSKALAEKVQKEVARFYEIMPRQEILSASLANYCAIVIEPSMESACELANAIAPEHLELAVTAPFEVLTRIKNAGAIFLGHYTPEPVGDYMAGPNHVLPTNGTARFFSPLGVDDFIKKSSILSFTKEALMPIGKSIVRFAESERLFAHALSVQVRLDEEVK, encoded by the coding sequence ATGATTCAAATCATAGAAACCATAGAAGCAAAAGAAGCTTTTTTGAAGAAACTTGAAGTAAGAGGCAATATGGATACAGGGGAATATGCTTTAGCTGCTAAAAAAATAGTAGATCGTGTACGTAGTGAAAAAGATGCTGCTCTTTTCGAATATACAGCCATGTGGGACTGCCCAGAGATTCATGCAGGTAATGTCAAGGTAAGTGTAGAAGATATGAAAGCTGCTTATGATACCTTAGAACCTGAGCTTCAAGAAGCCATTACACTTTCAGCAGCGCGTATTGAAAGCTTCCATCAAAAGCAAAAACAAAACACATGGATTGATGTGAAAGAAAATGGTGAAATATTAGGCCAACGCGTCACACCTCTAGAAAAAGTAGGCGTATATGTACCAGGAGGCAAGGCAGCTTATCCTTCTTCTGTATTAATGAATGTGATTCCTGCAAAGGTAGCTGGCGTAGAGCGTATTGTGATGGTAACACCAGCTTCTAAGGATGGTCAGTTAACTAAGGAAGTGTTAGCAGCTGCTTATATTGCAGGGGTGACAGAAGTTTATAAAATTGGAGGGGCACAAGCCATAGCCGCCCTCGCTTTTGGAACTGAGACGATTCCAAAGGTGGACAAAATAGTAGGGCCAGGCAATATTTATGTGACTTTAGCTAAAAGAGAAGTATTTGGTTATGTGAATATTGATTCGATCGCAGGACCGAGTGAAATTTTAATCGTGGCTGATGAAAGTGCTAACCCTACCTTCGTAGCAGCAGACTTATTATCACAAGCAGAGCATGATCAGCTAGCTTCAGCAGTGCTTATTACAACTAGCAAAGCATTAGCAGAAAAAGTACAAAAAGAAGTGGCACGCTTTTATGAAATCATGCCACGCCAAGAGATTTTAAGTGCTTCTTTAGCAAACTATTGTGCCATTGTGATTGAGCCTAGTATGGAAAGTGCCTGTGAACTTGCCAATGCCATTGCACCAGAACACCTAGAACTAGCAGTAACGGCACCTTTTGAAGTTTTAACACGTATTAAAAATGCAGGGGCTATTTTCTTAGGCCATTATACACCAGAACCAGTAGGTGACTATATGGCAGGTCCTAATCATGTTTTACCTACTAATGGTACTGCTAGATTTTTCTCACCTTTAGGGGTAGATGATTTTATTAAAAAAAGCAGTATTTTATCTTTTACAAAAGAAGCCTTAATGCCGATCGGAAAATCAATTGTACGTTTTGCAGAAAGTGAAAGATTATTTGCTCATGCATTATCAGTTCAAGTTCGTTTAGATGAGGAAGTGAAATAA
- the hisG gene encoding ATP phosphoribosyltransferase: MNQITFALAKGRLAEKAMDVLKELGISCKEMEEESRKLLFTSDDGQYRFFLSKASDVPTYVDYGVADIGIVGKDTILEENRAVYEVIDLGFGACKMAVAGKPEKKALLESGGLIRVATKYPSIAKRYFEKTNRPVEIIKLHGSVELGPIVGLSDVIVDIVESGKTLVENGLVVLEDIEPLSARCIVNTASLKVKHSEIRRLLNDIEKKMEERK, from the coding sequence ATGAATCAAATTACTTTTGCCCTTGCAAAAGGGAGATTAGCAGAAAAAGCAATGGATGTATTAAAGGAATTAGGTATTAGCTGCAAAGAAATGGAAGAAGAAAGCCGCAAACTTTTATTTACAAGTGATGATGGTCAGTATCGTTTCTTTTTATCCAAGGCATCTGATGTACCTACTTATGTAGATTATGGTGTAGCAGATATAGGCATTGTAGGAAAAGACACCATTTTAGAAGAAAACAGAGCTGTTTATGAAGTGATTGATTTAGGCTTTGGGGCTTGTAAAATGGCAGTAGCAGGTAAGCCAGAGAAAAAAGCACTTCTAGAAAGTGGTGGTCTCATTCGTGTTGCCACAAAGTATCCTTCTATTGCTAAGCGCTATTTTGAAAAAACTAATAGGCCAGTAGAAATTATTAAACTTCATGGCTCAGTAGAACTAGGACCAATTGTAGGTTTATCAGATGTGATTGTTGATATTGTAGAGAGTGGTAAAACTTTGGTAGAGAATGGCTTAGTTGTATTAGAAGATATCGAACCTTTATCAGCACGCTGTATTGTCAATACGGCTAGTTTAAAAGTAAAGCATAGTGAGATAAGGCGTCTATTAAATGATATTGAAAAGAAAATGGAGGAGCGCAAATGA
- the hisZ gene encoding ATP phosphoribosyltransferase regulatory subunit: protein MKNYALHIPEGVKDYTGEEAALKGKIQDQVKKVFEGYSYHWVETPTFEYLNVFTTEKAGFQSPSLYKFVNRQGEMLALRSDMTRAIARVIGMQKAESMMPKRYAYMTNSFRYPERYQGKLHEFTQAGVELIGKNSIEADAEVIKLAITALKKVGVTDFTVHIGSSQFLKCTLSDLGLGEEAVEKVYEAIDQKNAVLLKDVLQEAIKDEETLALLLELIECAGHIDLLRSVKKKMNSPQAVKALDEMEQLYELLEDYGVSESILFNFSLLSYGNYYTGMMFQVFTPYIGTAIVEGGRYDHLLEEFGKGLPAVGFGMHMNAILQRLIKQKPLTPLYSKCTLVVANKQTRKICYEVSDHHRESGMVIENSFTDNIEEAKAYAKAVGMGGILHYKDYNKVDVYNLAEGTVQEATINELYRVGNERG, encoded by the coding sequence ATGAAGAATTATGCACTGCATATACCAGAAGGTGTAAAGGATTATACAGGAGAAGAAGCAGCTTTAAAAGGGAAAATTCAAGATCAAGTCAAAAAGGTTTTTGAAGGTTATAGTTACCATTGGGTAGAAACACCTACCTTTGAATACTTAAATGTTTTTACAACCGAAAAAGCAGGGTTTCAATCTCCTAGTCTTTATAAATTTGTAAATAGACAAGGTGAAATGTTGGCACTTCGTAGTGATATGACCAGGGCTATAGCAAGAGTCATTGGGATGCAAAAAGCAGAAAGTATGATGCCAAAGCGATATGCTTACATGACCAATAGTTTTAGATATCCCGAACGCTATCAAGGAAAGCTTCATGAGTTTACACAAGCAGGGGTAGAACTGATTGGCAAAAATAGTATAGAAGCGGATGCAGAAGTCATTAAGTTAGCCATTACTGCTTTAAAGAAAGTAGGTGTAACAGACTTTACTGTTCACATTGGTAGTAGTCAATTTTTAAAATGTACTTTAAGTGATTTAGGTTTAGGAGAAGAAGCAGTTGAAAAGGTTTATGAAGCTATCGATCAAAAGAATGCTGTACTACTTAAAGATGTCTTGCAGGAGGCTATTAAAGATGAAGAAACATTAGCTTTATTATTGGAGCTTATTGAGTGTGCAGGTCATATTGACTTACTTCGTAGTGTAAAGAAAAAAATGAATAGCCCTCAAGCAGTCAAAGCTTTAGATGAAATGGAGCAGCTCTATGAACTGCTAGAGGATTACGGTGTAAGTGAATCTATTTTATTTAATTTCAGCTTATTATCTTATGGTAATTATTATACTGGTATGATGTTTCAAGTTTTCACACCTTATATTGGAACAGCTATTGTAGAAGGTGGACGTTATGACCATCTGCTTGAAGAGTTTGGAAAAGGTTTGCCAGCGGTAGGGTTTGGTATGCATATGAACGCTATTTTGCAGCGCCTGATTAAGCAAAAACCTCTTACACCACTATATAGTAAATGTACGTTAGTAGTAGCTAATAAACAAACAAGAAAGATTTGTTATGAAGTCAGTGATCATCATCGTGAAAGTGGCATGGTGATAGAAAATAGTTTTACAGATAACATTGAAGAAGCAAAGGCTTATGCTAAAGCAGTTGGTATGGGCGGCATACTTCATTACAAAGATTACAATAAAGTAGATGTGTACAACTTAGCAGAAGGCACTGTTCAGGAAGCGACTATTAACGAACTCTATAGAGTGGGGAATGAGAGGGGGTAA
- a CDS encoding tetratricopeptide repeat protein, translating to MQKQIINQLLILKKTYGEELFNQPKRLLAFIKDYFPFEKTQHYLLAQSMAFDIYKRLSQCDTKQYLLERHECIRILHEEGMMDRSLAEAAVELWMGFIKKEKGNDTVFSQDKLLGEKLGEAASIINTHEEPHLSDSLSTILHKAHSYYNGEGVQRNSKEAVKWYEKAAAMGHVEAMLVLGNIYYMGQGILKDDETAFKWYTKAADLGSAAAMNYMGNMYYEGKGIEKNLEKAILFYEKAACQGHYTAMFNMGYIYYEAHMKGWDEPFEVYLKAAFEGDIEAINHVAYSYHTGSDTEQNYEEAFKWYQIAAAKDQPSAMIWLAYLYLNGQGAPKDYLKASYWCEKAIKMYE from the coding sequence ATGCAAAAACAAATCATTAATCAATTATTAATATTAAAAAAAACTTATGGAGAAGAGCTTTTTAATCAGCCTAAAAGGCTATTAGCTTTTATAAAAGATTACTTTCCTTTTGAAAAAACGCAGCATTATCTTTTAGCACAAAGCATGGCATTTGATATTTATAAGCGCTTAAGTCAGTGTGATACGAAGCAGTATTTATTAGAAAGACATGAATGTATTCGCATCCTTCATGAAGAGGGAATGATGGATCGTTCTCTAGCAGAAGCGGCAGTAGAGTTGTGGATGGGTTTTATTAAAAAGGAAAAGGGTAATGATACAGTTTTTAGTCAAGATAAATTATTAGGTGAAAAGTTAGGTGAAGCAGCAAGTATCATTAACACGCATGAAGAACCACATTTGTCTGATAGTTTAAGTACCATTTTACACAAAGCACACAGTTACTATAATGGAGAAGGGGTACAAAGAAATAGTAAGGAAGCCGTTAAATGGTATGAGAAAGCTGCAGCTATGGGGCATGTAGAAGCGATGTTAGTTCTAGGAAATATTTATTATATGGGACAAGGCATTTTAAAAGATGATGAAACAGCTTTTAAATGGTATACCAAGGCAGCTGATTTAGGAAGTGCAGCAGCCATGAATTATATGGGAAATATGTATTATGAAGGTAAAGGTATAGAAAAAAATTTAGAAAAGGCTATTCTTTTTTATGAAAAAGCAGCTTGTCAGGGGCATTATACAGCCATGTTTAATATGGGGTATATTTACTATGAAGCGCATATGAAGGGATGGGATGAACCCTTTGAAGTTTATTTAAAAGCAGCATTTGAAGGTGACATAGAAGCCATTAACCATGTAGCTTATAGCTATCACACAGGAAGTGATACAGAGCAAAATTATGAAGAAGCCTTCAAATGGTATCAAATAGCAGCTGCTAAAGATCAACCCTCAGCTATGATTTGGTTAGCTTATTTATATCTGAATGGGCAAGGTGCCCCAAAAGACTACCTTAAGGCCTCGTATTGGTGTGAAAAAGCAATAAAAATGTATGAATAG
- a CDS encoding PP2C family serine/threonine-protein phosphatase produces MIKGCVTGASHIIKQMPCQDAIKTNFFSPNSFVCAIADGHGSSACPYSDEGAEIAVSVALAVIEILIWQNDEASLYSLLQSIKEVQLPRAIEKEWKEQIQYHHQQKERGDYPKAEQMWKLYGSTLIILWVMPDFVFALQIGDGDLLQVDAKGETKRLILAEQQYGTETYSLCQKECWRYFKHKLIPIATHQSPCLFLMSTDGYANSFTSEKDFLRIGKDYLELLKHYDSTLLEEQLPVWLNEASSKGSGDDITLAVIYQNPMRGKEHAKTNH; encoded by the coding sequence ATGATTAAAGGGTGTGTGACAGGGGCATCTCATATCATAAAACAGATGCCTTGCCAAGATGCCATTAAAACTAACTTTTTTTCACCTAACAGCTTTGTTTGTGCTATAGCAGATGGACATGGGAGTAGTGCCTGTCCTTATAGTGATGAAGGGGCTGAAATAGCAGTATCAGTAGCCCTTGCCGTTATAGAAATACTTATATGGCAAAATGATGAAGCTTCCTTATACAGTTTATTACAAAGTATTAAGGAAGTACAATTACCTAGGGCAATTGAGAAAGAGTGGAAAGAACAAATACAGTATCATCACCAACAGAAAGAAAGAGGGGATTATCCTAAAGCAGAACAAATGTGGAAGCTTTATGGTAGTACCCTTATTATTTTATGGGTGATGCCAGACTTTGTTTTTGCTTTGCAGATAGGAGATGGAGATTTATTACAAGTAGATGCAAAAGGTGAAACGAAACGTCTTATTCTAGCAGAGCAGCAATATGGAACAGAAACTTATTCTTTGTGTCAGAAAGAATGCTGGCGTTATTTTAAACACAAACTAATTCCTATTGCTACTCATCAATCACCTTGTTTGTTTCTAATGAGTACAGATGGGTATGCCAATAGTTTTACTAGTGAAAAGGATTTCTTAAGGATTGGAAAAGATTATTTAGAACTACTGAAACATTATGATAGTACTTTGTTAGAGGAACAACTGCCGGTTTGGTTAAATGAAGCATCAAGTAAGGGAAGTGGGGATGATATTACTTTAGCTGTTATTTATCAAAATCCTATGAGGGGGAAGGAGCATGCAAAAACAAATCATTAA
- a CDS encoding vWA domain-containing protein: MIEGLKRPGGEMAARPLHFIWLVDCSGSMMGEKIQSLNYAIKQTIPDMRAAAEENPNAQLYIRAITFSEGAKWHIASPTPVQDFEWIDVEAGGLTDLGKALELVAGQLEMPPMPERALPPVLVLLSDGQPTDTYEAALNQLLSLPWGKKAVKLAIAIGNDADKEVLARFVDQPEMPVLEANNPSALIKYIKWASTVTKQVSSPHSQIAKNTFATSMPIDLATLPTVTTDDALDVW; the protein is encoded by the coding sequence ATGATAGAAGGTTTAAAAAGACCAGGTGGAGAAATGGCAGCTAGGCCATTACATTTTATATGGTTAGTCGATTGCTCTGGCTCTATGATGGGAGAAAAAATACAATCACTTAATTATGCTATTAAACAAACTATTCCTGATATGAGAGCTGCCGCTGAGGAGAATCCTAATGCTCAGCTTTATATAAGAGCCATTACCTTTTCAGAAGGTGCTAAGTGGCATATTGCATCCCCCACACCAGTACAAGATTTTGAGTGGATAGATGTAGAGGCAGGAGGATTAACAGATTTAGGTAAAGCATTAGAATTAGTAGCTGGTCAATTAGAAATGCCACCTATGCCGGAGCGTGCATTACCACCAGTACTTGTATTACTATCAGATGGACAGCCTACAGATACTTATGAAGCAGCTCTTAATCAACTTTTAAGTTTACCTTGGGGAAAGAAAGCTGTGAAATTAGCCATTGCCATTGGTAATGATGCAGATAAAGAAGTACTTGCACGTTTTGTAGATCAACCAGAAATGCCCGTTTTAGAAGCTAATAATCCAAGTGCATTAATCAAATACATTAAGTGGGCATCTACCGTGACGAAACAAGTTTCTAGTCCTCATAGTCAGATAGCTAAAAATACTTTTGCTACAAGTATGCCTATAGATTTAGCTACCTTACCTACAGTAACTACTGATGATGCTTTAGATGTTTGGTAG
- a CDS encoding protein kinase domain-containing protein translates to MTLSMLQEGKVMTSTLGISYRILKLLGSGGQGEVYEVTAGNKHYALKWYHPHMATPKQEETLVRLVHNGKQDERFLWPMDFIKTSETFGYIMALRPNVYKSIVDLMKRKAEPTFKALCRAGYELADCFQKLHSLGYSYCDISFGNAFIRPDTGEVLVCDNDNVVINGASADSVQGTLGFMAPEIVRGEKGPTTETDLFSLAVLLFYMFMLHHPLEGATEASIKCLDIRAKEVLYGQKPVFIWDPTDLSNRPIAGYQDNAIIYWRLYPDFIKDLFIVAFTEGIHTPSKRIVENQWKRGFKRLEDSIVHCLHCGAENFYEDKSHLGVSPICWCCDQIVEAGAVLLLGQRAIVLNPETIIYAHHFYQDFDFDTEIARVIRHPQDPNKWGVQNRSTKSWQVTTLEGSSRVVAPGKSMTLLTGTVIDFGISNTLGFIK, encoded by the coding sequence GTGACCTTATCTATGCTACAAGAAGGGAAAGTAATGACTTCTACCTTGGGCATTTCCTATCGTATCTTAAAGTTATTAGGAAGTGGAGGACAAGGAGAAGTTTATGAGGTGACGGCTGGAAATAAGCATTATGCTTTAAAGTGGTATCATCCTCATATGGCCACACCTAAGCAGGAAGAGACGCTGGTACGTCTTGTACATAATGGTAAACAGGATGAACGTTTTTTATGGCCCATGGATTTTATTAAAACAAGTGAGACCTTTGGTTATATTATGGCGTTAAGGCCTAATGTTTATAAAAGTATTGTTGATTTAATGAAACGTAAAGCTGAACCTACTTTTAAAGCATTATGTAGGGCAGGATATGAGCTAGCTGATTGTTTTCAAAAGCTACATTCCTTAGGGTATAGCTACTGTGATATTTCTTTTGGAAATGCTTTTATAAGACCAGATACAGGTGAGGTATTAGTATGTGACAATGATAATGTTGTGATTAATGGTGCCAGTGCAGATAGTGTACAGGGGACTTTAGGGTTTATGGCGCCAGAGATTGTAAGAGGTGAAAAAGGGCCTACGACAGAAACAGATTTATTTTCATTAGCTGTTTTGTTATTTTATATGTTTATGTTACATCACCCTTTAGAAGGTGCAACAGAAGCCAGTATTAAATGTTTGGATATAAGAGCTAAGGAAGTGCTTTATGGGCAAAAACCAGTTTTTATCTGGGATCCTACAGATTTATCTAATAGGCCTATTGCAGGTTACCAAGATAATGCTATTATTTATTGGCGCTTATATCCTGATTTTATTAAAGACCTTTTTATAGTGGCTTTTACAGAAGGAATACATACGCCAAGTAAACGAATCGTAGAGAATCAGTGGAAACGTGGGTTTAAGCGTTTAGAAGACAGCATTGTTCACTGCCTTCATTGTGGTGCTGAAAATTTTTATGAAGACAAAAGCCATTTAGGAGTGAGCCCTATTTGTTGGTGTTGTGATCAAATAGTAGAAGCAGGTGCTGTATTACTTTTAGGACAAAGAGCTATTGTATTAAACCCTGAAACGATTATTTATGCACACCATTTTTATCAGGATTTTGACTTTGATACGGAAATAGCGAGAGTAATTAGGCATCCACAGGATCCTAATAAATGGGGTGTTCAAAATAGAAGTACTAAAAGCTGGCAGGTAACGACTTTAGAGGGTAGTAGCAGAGTCGTAGCACCAGGTAAAAGTATGACACTATTAACAGGGACAGTTATTGATTTTGGTATAAGCAATACATTAGGTTTTATCAAATAA
- the msrB gene encoding peptide-methionine (R)-S-oxide reductase MsrB produces MNHNAKATFAGGCFWCMVKPFDEWPGIKAIQVGYTGGHQPHPTYEEVCSKQTGHVEAVEIIYDEEKISYEELLEIFFRSIDPTDPDGQFGDRGETYHTAIFYHDEMQKALAQSYIDKLEASGWFNKPIAVPIKPAMAFYPAEEEHQDYYKKNPFRYGLYYKGSGRKRFLEENNYRPSLSKEELRKQLSTIQYQVTQEQGTEPPFQNEYFNHFEEGIYVDVVSGKPLFSSKDKFDSGCGWPAFAKPIIESAVYDKGDTSHGMNRIEVRSTSANSHLGHVFEDGPVELGGLRYCINSAALRFIPKSKMDEEGYGNYKDLL; encoded by the coding sequence ATGAATCATAATGCAAAAGCCACCTTTGCAGGTGGATGTTTTTGGTGTATGGTAAAGCCTTTTGATGAATGGCCTGGGATAAAAGCCATCCAAGTAGGGTATACAGGAGGACATCAACCTCATCCTACTTATGAAGAAGTATGCTCTAAACAAACGGGGCATGTTGAGGCTGTAGAAATTATTTATGATGAAGAGAAGATAAGCTATGAGGAATTACTAGAAATCTTTTTTAGAAGCATTGACCCTACTGATCCAGACGGACAATTTGGAGATAGAGGAGAGACGTATCATACAGCTATTTTTTACCATGATGAAATGCAAAAAGCTTTGGCGCAAAGCTATATTGATAAGCTAGAAGCTAGTGGTTGGTTTAATAAGCCTATTGCAGTGCCTATCAAACCGGCTATGGCTTTTTATCCTGCGGAAGAGGAGCATCAAGATTATTATAAGAAGAATCCTTTTAGATATGGACTTTATTATAAGGGATCAGGGAGGAAGCGTTTTCTTGAAGAAAATAATTATCGTCCTTCTTTAAGTAAGGAGGAGCTACGAAAGCAATTATCCACTATCCAGTATCAGGTGACACAAGAGCAAGGCACTGAGCCACCTTTTCAAAATGAATACTTTAATCATTTCGAAGAAGGAATTTATGTAGATGTAGTAAGTGGAAAGCCTTTATTTAGTTCAAAAGATAAATTTGACTCAGGTTGTGGCTGGCCTGCCTTTGCAAAGCCCATCATAGAAAGTGCGGTATATGATAAAGGGGATACGAGTCATGGCATGAACAGAATAGAAGTAAGGAGTACTTCTGCTAACTCTCATTTAGGACATGTGTTTGAAGATGGTCCTGTAGAATTAGGTGGATTACGTTATTGTATTAATTCTGCAGCACTACGCTTTATTCCAAAGTCTAAAATGGATGAGGAAGGCTACGGTAACTATAAGGATTTACTATAA